GTCATAAAAATCTACTGGCAAATAATGAGCAAATTAATATTGGGATTAAGCTAACAGATAAAGACTCGATTTGTACTTGGCTTCCGCTTCATCACGATATGGGACTAATAGGAAGCCTAATGACAGCACTTCTAAGTAATTTAGAATGTCATATTGTGCGAACTCAGGATTATGTTATTGCCCCTCACAAATGGCTACACCTTGTGAGTGAAACAAAGTGTAGTGCCCTTTGTATACCAAATTCGGCCTACTATGTTTGCGCCACAAAGATTCCAGAAAGCAAACTTGAAGGGCTTGACCTAAGTCATATTCGTTTTGCTCAATGTGGAGCTGAGCCAATCAAGGCAAATGTTCTCGATGCTTTTAGCAAACGCTTTAAGAAATATGGATTTAACTCAAAGGCCATAATGCCTGTTTACGGACTTGCAGAAGCAACCCTTGCTGTTACCTTCCACGAAGTAGGAACTCAGTATAAAAAACAGTCTCGTGACAATGAAGAGTATATCTCATGCGGCAAAGTCCTCTCTCCTACTGAGCTAGAGATAAGAAATAGTGAAAATGGAATTGGAGAAATCTATATTAAGGGGCCATCAATTTCAGACCACTACTATGGCCGAGCCACTCACCTAGAAGATGGATGGCTCAATACCGGTGATCTAGGCTTTCTAGATGAAGACAAAAACCTCTATATTACAGGAAGAAGCAAAGACTTAATTATCTGTAATGGAGTCAATATTTATGCCAATGATATCGAGTTTGAGGCCGCAAAAGTACCTCAAGTAAAATTAGGTCGCATCGTGGCCTTCAGTGTACCAGGACTAGATGGTGAACTGGCCAAAATCGTTATTGAAACAAATGAGAAGTCATTAGAGGGCCGCAATAAGATAAAGGAGCAAGTTATTGAAATCCTTAGATCTAAAATTACACTAACTTTAGACAGTATTATCATTGTTCCAGAGTTGACCCTAAAGAAGACCACAAGTGGTAAAGTAAAGAGACAGGATGCGAGACAGCGCTTTCTTAAGGGAGAGCTAAATAAAGTTGAAAAACGCTTTGGCCTTAACTTACTTGCATCAAAGTGGATTAAAAATAAGTTTAAGTTTAATTTCTTATTAAGAGAAAAAATAGGATAAATAATGGCACAAAAACTTCTTACATATTTAAATGA
This sequence is a window from Halobacteriovorax vibrionivorans. Protein-coding genes within it:
- a CDS encoding AMP-binding protein, whose translation is MHNLIQKLLSHSIEERNKKVLFFYKNYKLVSSLSINEMMEKACQIASKIIENDIKDENIILSFENEENFVTYFFGIILSGNTPVPMASNALMLKKDFEELLFQFASSAKTKYIAAKKTPAGYTNILKLDEAKKLASSFANPTLEDTCFIQYSSGSTSAPKGVVIRHKNLLANNEQINIGIKLTDKDSICTWLPLHHDMGLIGSLMTALLSNLECHIVRTQDYVIAPHKWLHLVSETKCSALCIPNSAYYVCATKIPESKLEGLDLSHIRFAQCGAEPIKANVLDAFSKRFKKYGFNSKAIMPVYGLAEATLAVTFHEVGTQYKKQSRDNEEYISCGKVLSPTELEIRNSENGIGEIYIKGPSISDHYYGRATHLEDGWLNTGDLGFLDEDKNLYITGRSKDLIICNGVNIYANDIEFEAAKVPQVKLGRIVAFSVPGLDGELAKIVIETNEKSLEGRNKIKEQVIEILRSKITLTLDSIIIVPELTLKKTTSGKVKRQDARQRFLKGELNKVEKRFGLNLLASKWIKNKFKFNFLLREKIG